aataacaatacagttaACACACATTTGGGCTGAGTCAACAAGCTGAAtgctgtgtatatcaacattctttggggagaagaacaaggaattacggttcacattcaaatttaaaaatgctgaaaatattatgaaaagttagcattactggccttTTAATCTGATCATATTTATTAAATCTTGAACAAGAAGATCATTTAAAGGGCAGATTGTTTATCAACTTGATCTGAAGCAAATTGACCAACCTGATAACAATTTCAGTGGAAAACAGTGGTCTAACACCATGTAAATACTTAATGTCAGCATGAActaatgtgagaaccagggattgagtaCTGCCCCTTTAAGTACAGTGCATTGGTTTAATGAAAGGATAGCCTTTACAGGTTCTCATAATTCATCTTTCATTTTACTGACGTTGTCACGTTTGTTATCACAGATTAGGAGGTGAGAATCTTGCAGTTGCACAGAACACCTATGCTGTAAGTTGGTTCAAAGGCAAGGAACTGAACATGGTATTTGGTATTCAGCTTAGCTTTGGAAGAGTGGTAAGTGAATCATGTTCcgtgtctcaaccaatcagtgAGCACATTGTACATGCAACCAGCCAATCAGCAATGGTTTTCCTTGTGAAATAACAAGGAACAACAGTATGTCTTTTCACAGATTtgtgcaattatctttcatACTTTTGACAGTCAGGACTGCTTAGTTAGTTTCAAATCTTAAAATTGCAATCTATTTTGATGAACAGTTCAAAGCACTGGTGGTCACGTATTTACTTCAATTTTTGATAATCTCACATCTAAAGGAATTCTACTTTTCAAAGCACTATATAAACTGCACATGCAGCTGTAAAAGTAAACAAATTGCTTCATTCTCTGTGAGGCTGTGAAATAATGGGGCATTGATCTGATGTACATGAGATGTAGTGAACTCgtattttgtgtacatgtaacctgttcatccccaaatCCCTGTTAACTGGTCCTTAATCACCATTGATTACAATTGGTTTggactaaaccatggtggtgacagGGTTGAATGCTTCAAactgaaaatcataaaaatagaaagcatgaGAAAAGGTCATATGAACAAGAATGCCCTGCTGTGTGCAGATTAAATCTTGCTCAAAATGATGGTATTTTGTGTGTTTATCAACTTTCAGGGGAGTACTGTCAACATGAATATTATGGGACCAATTTACAGTTTGATTGCTCACTCAAATCCTGACTGGGAAGGCTATAGAGTATTAGGTTATACTCTCTGGGTTGGTGAGTACTCCTGTCGTTGACTTATTCATGCTTTTCCAAAAAAGACACTGTTACTCTGACTGGTGCTTGGCAGTATCAGCTATATCCTTGATCTGTGTAGAATGTGACAGTTGACCCTTGTGTACCactttatcaaaattatatttatttgatGACATGAAGGAAATTGACTTTGCATTAAAATCATGACAAGGTCAATATCTCATCACTAAGACATTTGTGTACTCTGAATTCAAATGAACAGGAAAATCCATCTTATGTCAGTGCTGTGTGTATCAGCAGTTACTCATTCCTGTATTTCTTTTAAGGTGCTGGGATGTGTgttttttcattactttgtgCAATTATGCTTGGGTATTTTGACAAGAGGGCATCAAGAATTCTGAGGAAAGAAGACAGTAAAACAGGTTTGTTTCATCTCCACCAGTATTTTGAGGTTTCTTGCAGAAGAATGGGAGAAGATATGTTTGTGTAATTATagaacaaaaaagtgaaaatataagCCAGAGTATACACTCCTTTATAAACTGTAACCCAGATAAAATTTCTGATCAATGATTTTTTCTAGATTTTTACTATAACTTTAATCAAAAACCGTAGCCCTTGAAGTGATATTAGTGTGATCCAAAATAATCCAAaaattacaattcaacatggctgccatccctgtgttaactctatgcagaaaaataaaattttcaatttaaaaaaactaagacggtaaaaatttttcttacaccaagatctttaaaatgagtccccataagtggtagatcagaaaagaattgtaaaagtttgagagtccgactatatGACCCCGAGGCGCATTTGACCTTAACTTGAACAGTCAAATGAAAGAGTTCACAATTCAACAGTGACCTCAATCAAGTGTGAACTCTTCACTTTTAATGATGTTGTATTCCTATCCTGTCCGTCTCACTCTTCCAGAGACTGAACAAATTTAAAACCAGCCACATCGACAAAGGTTGTATTGCCGCCTCATGCTGTGCAACAAGTAGCACTCTACAGAAACTCAACCacaaatttgatttgatttagtttacaaaaataataatccTGTGTTTAACTGTTCCATAAATTTTCATTCCATTCTAGGTGAAGTCATTCAGTTTTCCGATATCAAGAATTTCCCGGCtgaattgtggttgatatttaTTATCTGTGTCACCTATTACGTCACCATTTTTCCATTCATCGACCTTGGTGTGTAAGTTATCAGATTTTATTTTGGTTTCGTCCCTGATAGCTCTCTTGAATATTGTCAATTGTTGTTTATAATTTAATAAgagtacatttttcaaagtGGCCTGAGGTTTGCTGATTTCAAAGAATGTAGTTTACTTCTCACTGTACATGTAGGATCTGGAATTGATTACTTAGTGTGTAGACATGTATCTGTGTGTATTTGTCATCAGATATTTTCCCTGGTGTTGATAATCTACTACATATTTAGCtctgtttcaatattttctccAGCTTCATAGATTGgtaaaaattgttttcttttccaAGAGGGCAACTGATCTTACTGTATCCTTGATACTGTAATAAACTCTATCCAGCAATATGACACACCCATCAGTGGTGAACAAATTCTTTTCGGCTCCACTAGTCCCTGGGCGAGTAGGTCCAGAAATAAGCACCAGCAAACTGTCAGAATTCACTGGCCCCTAGGTCAACACAGTTGTAAATTCTGTTCAAGTTGTATTATAACACACTCATCcacagtctgtgttctaattcgtcaattgatagtcacgtgggatgcgttctttttgtgctgatccacgtaaacgatgtcatcaggcatcatttgtcggaactgttgcctgccaggcatcagttccgaaaaatgatgcccgccgACTTCCAAAATGACATTTGCGCCATGTGCGAACTggaatgtaataaaaatgttgtCTGCAGCTGAGCGAAAcaatagtcgagaaatttctcaggttatcctactttctgaagaagactGAATGCTGATGTTTCCAATAAGGGTTTGAATAAtaacgataatcaaaggtgcattgaacatTTCGCAGAAGTATTGTGATGCTGTcatgaaaaactttttcttacttAACCACTCGGATATATTATATgcaacaagttttgtgtatggtacgtttTTATGCATGACtgtggatgaggtgtgttataaaacacatattgactggccatgagggcaacagcatacgtctttaaccccttgGGCCcgtgagtcaccccaaaaaacagactgtttccctatGCCTTTGGCCTCAGGAAACAGTCAGTTTTTCAAAGTGACTCACGGTCCCTCGGGATAAAATcatatgctgttgccctcatggccagtcaatatgtgcaAACTGTCTCCTGTCGAACTAATCAACCATCTTCAGAAAGTGTTTGCATGTTGGAAATATTTAATATGTTGCAGATTCCTAGCAATGACATTGCAGTTTGTTGAGTTTCATGCAGTACAATCTTTCTCCTCATCGATTTCCCAAATTCATCAGTTTGCTAGATTAGTAGATGTGAAAAAGTACTAGCCAGGACAGAAGAACTTCTAACCCATGAGGTCGACCGGTCCAGCGAGTGTATTTGCTCACCGCTGCACATTATATATCGCCCTCAGTGGCAAAGATGAGCAGtccttttgatttttgcataGCTCAATCATATTGCTTGCATCAACCATCTTTGCTGCTGATGTTTCATTTAACTTTTTCACTGACATGGTTTGTCTCACActagttttcaattttcaagttagGACCTGTAATCAAGGATATAGCGATGAAAATGTTACTTCGTACTCAAAGTGACTAGATTTTGCTATTTGGAGTTAGCAATCTATCAGCAAGCCCATTTGTGAACAGATAATTTCCATTTTTAGGTAGCAGTTTGATAAACCAATGTCCTATTATTCAGGGCTCGCAACTAACACAAGACAATTCTATGTCGGCAGGGTTTTCTTTGAAGAAAAGTTTGGCATGGATCCCAGTCAAGCCAATGCTGTTAACAGGTTTGTAGGTTTCTTGAATTTAATCTTCAAGTAAAATAATGAATTCCTTGGGATAATGAATGCAAGTGCGTATCATGTTTGGACTCAAGAAATAGACTTTGATTTAAAGAATATCATTGAGTATTAAAATCACATATGCTCCACTATTTTCGCCTACTTCAGTTTTCGTGTCAATCTCAATTAAGCATTAATATCTGATCCACTGATAATCATCATTGTTAAATGCTTACCAGGTTTACACATGGTCCACAGTCCATTGCAATGAACAGGTCTGCAATTCAGCATGGAGCCAACACAACACATTCAGCAATTGCACTGCAGTCTAATTCAGTGACGTGTGAAGAAGTGGCAACTGTTTTGAGAAATTAGTAGTCTGTAGACAAGATTCATTCATCATTTTACCAGGGACAACCATTAATTTTGAGCCCTGGAAGCATAGGATGTAGTTGATTTAAATCTGCACACAATAATAAACAGCGATTTTGGTCTTCCAAATTCATGTTTTAATTGCCCCTTGGCCCTGAATCTTACTATTGATTTtctgtgttaatttttttttcccagtCTGGTCTACATCTTGTCAGCTGTGGCGTCCCCATTCTTGGGTTTCTTGGTTGATAGAGTTGGAAAGAATATATTCTGGGTGTTTTTAGCCGTCGTCGGCACACTAGGAGCTCACATGATGCTTGCATTTACATTTTTGAACCCCTATGTTGCAATGGTAAGTAAACCATGAATATTAAATTGTATGTTAATGAGATGCAGAAAATTCAAATTCACAACGTCTTTCATACTGCTTACATATAAATGCTCAGAAATCAATAATTTCACAGATGATAAGCATATTGTCCTGAGGGTCTGTTTGTGTGCATAAAAGAACCAGTTTCTGTTTTCATGTTGTACCTTTGTCTAGGTCATGCAGACCTAGACAAAGGTATTATATTGTCCATTTGATAAACTGAAAGAGTCAGTTTACTCTCTGTAAATAATaccacatgtatgtatgtatgttgattTGATACTGTAAATATTAATTGTGTGATAATGGTACGTGTacacaaattcaaataaatctgTGACAGAAAATATCGGAATGCTAGATTATTAGCCCCTCACAAGAATAACCACAGATTCATGTTGCCGAACCAGCGTTTTATAAGTTATACTCAGATGAACTTGGTAGTTTTACTTGTTTATGATGTCAATAACATGGTGTCATTTGTTAAGTAATTGTATTAGTTATGCAGTTAGGCACAGTTGTTTACAATATGAGATCCTTTCTTTACAATAGGGTATTTATTTCAGTCAGGTAGCATTGCTCCAAATTGGTTCAGTTTGTCTATTTACTTTCAATTCCAATTCTGTACTTCTCATCTCATCCCTGCAGGTTCTGATGGGAATGTCATACTCTTTGTTGGCTTGTGCACTGTGGCCATTGGTGGCGTTTGTTGTTCCTGAAAATCAGCTCGGCACTGCCTATGGTTGGTAAGTGAGATCCTGAAACAGATTCTCAGaaatatttacttgataaaagtgGTGTTTCAGTGGTCTGACTTCACAATCTTTGCCCATCGTTTACACTCTAGTTTCATTTAATCAATCATTTTCATTGCAGATGAGTATTATTTAATAATTTAAGAAAAGTTATGACAAAAGGACAAACTGATTGATTTACAGGGCCAATAGGTATAaataactttgatgatttttttactatttttctcGCTGAGGAGATGAGAGGGAAGGGAGATGTTATGATGATGTGGACATCTCAAGCTCATATGATATCACTTCTGTAAACATCTACTTCTGTCACAGACTTCAGTCAAATTCCTACATGTTCCAGTCTTATTTAAGGGGGGATTCTATGGCTGGGGTGTGtgttattttcttttctgtacatgtacagaacAGATTAGCCACAGCCAGACACAGCTGTGATCTGTGTGTCAGTGCACAGTCTGCACTTGACTCTAGAGCGGAGAGATTCCAGAAATACTGGTTAACatcaaaggtatactgtcacctttaccacagttaccattgaaagagaaaatctaaccaatcacagattttaagcgggtggccgcgttttaaaaacagcgccctcacatgggcattttgaataccaaggaacgcccctttgaccgtatatgggcacatttagattacaggtgactgtatacctttaattctTATGAGAATATATAAAAGGAGAttaaattgtatgcaaatattagTATGGTTTgttagaaaatttgacccaccGCACAGATGATGTTACTGGTATATGTCAACCCCTTCATCCCCCAAAAACTAACAATATAAACAATTTTCTGACACACTGAATAGGAAAAATGTCTTTTCTCACAAAGCAGTGCTTTCCAATACATGCTCAGACCACatttgttaaatgtttcatttcttTACTTCAATCATAGCATGCAGTCGATACAGAATCTTGGTCTCGCTGTGATTGCCATTGTTGCTGGAAAATTGGTAGACATCAAGGGATACTTGCTTCTTGAAGTCTTCTTCCTTGCCTGGCTGTGTCGTAAGTCCTGATCTTTAAttgcatttatctttcattgtGTGACTTCTGCTGCCATTTGCattcattaatttcaaaataagttATGAAATTACTGACAAGggaaatatttttgtgttaatgCAAATTGTCAAACTATTAACATCCAATGACgaagcaataatatttttacaaatcttACCCAGACTTAAAATCAACAAAGATAGATGACACTGATGTTGtgattgaaattttcatgaggCAAATGTTAAAGCTGAATTTCAAACTTGTGTGGTTTACTTTATTTGCCAGTTGCACTCACTGGTATTTTAAAACTGTATCTTTTAAAATCTGTTGTTTGCTGTTTTCCAGTTGCGCTCACTGGTGTTTTAAAGCTCTAACTTGTAAATTCTaaattctgttgttttctttttttttccagttGCACTCATTGGTGTTGTAATGCTGTATCTTGTCAACTCATCCAGAGGAGGAACTCTGAATCTATCATCCTGGGCTCGCAACAAAGCTGCTTTACAAGAAGAGTAAGTAACAATTTCAACCATTATCGTCTCCTGCAATGTTTTTTACCTATAAATGTTGCACCATTATCCTGACAAGTCTAAGAGATGCAGGGTCCATACACTCCTGGAATGTCCTGGAAAGTCCTTCAAAATGAATTTGAGTCTTTGAAAGTTGTTGAAAGATGACGGATCCACCCCcagttttcaaaatgacaagATGATCAGTTGTGAGAATGTAAAAATgatatacaaaatgaaatataaaatgatataatGCAATAATGACACATGGAAAGTGGTATTTGGACCTTTAAAGTGTCCTTAGAAATTGCTGAAAATGTCTTTGAAAGTTCTTGAATTTGAAGTGATTTTGAGCGTGTTGACCAAGAAGATGGTAAAGAGccaaaatctatttttagcaTGTGTCATATACAGGAATGTACCGTCATTTGCTCAGCTTT
Above is a window of Ptychodera flava strain L36383 chromosome 19, AS_Pfla_20210202, whole genome shotgun sequence DNA encoding:
- the LOC139119452 gene encoding lysosomal dipeptide transporter MFSD1-like produces the protein MAETENEKSPLLRDKNLPKSDDVELTGCGAMAACNPRNRLHRYLVLILMCFLSYGSYFVYDNPAALQKHMKEDLDLNTSDFMMFYSLYSWPNVILCFFGGFLLDRVFGVRLGAIIFSTFVVIGQCVFALGATLGGHVGYIVMCTGRFIFGLGGENLAVAQNTYAVSWFKGKELNMVFGIQLSFGRVGSTVNMNIMGPIYSLIAHSNPDWEGYRVLGYTLWVGAGMCVFSLLCAIMLGYFDKRASRILRKEDSKTGEVIQFSDIKNFPAELWLIFIICVTYYVTIFPFIDLGVVFFEEKFGMDPSQANAVNSLVYILSAVASPFLGFLVDRVGKNIFWVFLAVVGTLGAHMMLAFTFLNPYVAMVLMGMSYSLLACALWPLVAFVVPENQLGTAYGCMQSIQNLGLAVIAIVAGKLVDIKGYLLLEVFFLAWLCLALIGVVMLYLVNSSRGGTLNLSSWARNKAALQEEAREKEKKAEVTSPIRPRSDFQLRNRYLSRIGAKLPEHYNHHLSTLSRRGVLQ